One Burkholderia gladioli genomic window, GCGGCGTGTACCCCCAATCAGGCGGCACAGCATCGGTGTGTTGTTTCCCTGGAATGAAGGATTGGAGCAAGCCTGTTACCGTCACATGGGAATGGGGAACAGAGGAAGACCCGGTAACCAAGGCAACGACCATGCCTCGTGAAAAGCATAACGTTCAGGTCAACTTTCCCGCTGGCGGCCCACACCACGATCTCGACTGGCACAATTCGGATGCCTATCTGTGTGTCATCCTTCGAGACCGAAATACTGCAGCACTAGCGTTCTCGCCGCGTGCCTCAGATTGCATGGACAAATGACTCTTTCTAAATTCCGAGATCTAACGCTCGCGGCCGGATTCTTAGCCGTCGTGCCCACCGCCTGCGCGCCCTCCAATGCAGGGCCCGACGATCCGTCGGCAGCAGGCGGTCGCACACTCGCGATGGTGCCCGTCAATCACACCGATCGTTATACGGTAGGCATCTACGTCGACAAATATTGGGCAGGAGGAGCGCACCGCCACGGAGGCGGCACTGGCGCGACATGCTGCTTCCCGAGCGTGAAAGACTGGAGCAAGCCGGTTGTCGTGACGTGGGAGTGGGGCTATGAAGAAGACCCGGCAACCAAGGCGGTTACGGCACCGGACGAAAAGCACAGCGTCCAGGTGAACTTTCCCACAGGCGGCCCGCATCAAGACCCGGATTCGTACAAATCGGATGCCTATCTATGTGTGATTTTGCGAGACCGCGACACGGCTACATTGGCATTTTCTCAAACGCGCTCCGGTTGTATGAGCAAGTAACCAAGATGTCTGTACGACAAACAGATACACCAACGACAGATGACGAACTCGAGCACGCCGCCATTGACGGGGCGACGAACGCCAGCAACCGATCAATCGAATGGATGCGATCTCTCCCAAGAACTTGTCAACCGTTTAGCACGGTCACGCCTTACACCCCAAGCGGTGACGATTCTGAGCGGTCCACCACCAACAATTTTGAGCCCCCACCAGATCAGCCTGCTCATCAACCAGACCAATCGGTCCACTGACTAGAACACGCGGCAAAAAGCATCAAGGGCGTTGGGCTTGCAACGAAATGCAGTAAGCTTGTCAGCACTCCATGCATCGCTCTCGAAGCTTATTTTAAAAGTACGGCATGATCATCGGCGGATCTACCAACTACGTGCGATCAACGCCTCATCCATCAAAGCATGCACCCAATTCGAAAAACTCAATGATCCTAGCAAAACGTCAGGGCTTGGTATTTGCAATAGCCTTTTCAAGTTTTACGCTAGCCGCATGCGCTGGCGCAATGCCAGACGATCCATTTGCTGGAAGCGGACAAGCACTCGCGATGGTGCCAGCGAACCACACAAGCCGCTATGCAGTGAATATTTTTGTCGATAAATATTGGGCTGGCGATGTATCTGCTCAAGCAGGAGGAACGAAGGCGGCGTGCTGCTTCCCAGGATTGAAAGACTGGAGCAAACCAGTCACCGTTACGTGGGAGTGGGGGCGAGAAGAGGACCCCAAAACCAAGGCAATCACGGTGCCGAGCGAAAAACATAGCATCCTGGCAAATTTCCCTGCAAGTGGTCCACATCAAGATCCCGATTGGCATAAGTCAGACGCTTACTTGTGCGTCATTCTTAGAGATCGCAATACGGCTTCACTAGCGTTTTCGCCAAGCAGCGTCGGATGCCTGTCCAAATAAATATTCCCGCGGGCCATCTATGACAGTTCGACAAGCCGACCAACCGATTACCGACGACGCGCTTAATCAGGCAGCAATTGACGGCGCGACGAAACGGATACTTCACCAATGTCCGGCCACTCAAGCTGATCAAATCGCGTGTCGACTCTACCCGTCATTGTCGTTTTTCTTCGATGGCACGAACAACAATATGGCCCGCGACGTACCTCTGAACAAGCATTCAAATGTCGTCAAGCTCTATCGAGTAGCAAGGGATTCTTTGCAGGAGGAGTCAAGGCCTCTATATCTTCCTGGCGTTGGCACACCCTTTAAATTCATCAAGATCGCCGGCTACACCGACCACCTGAAAGACGATGAAGGTGGCATTAGAGGGCTCGGGCTCGGAGCCGGTGGCGATCTGCGCATCAAATTTGCGCTTGGGGAATTCTCTCGACGCCTCGAAATTGAATGGGGACCAGGATCATGGCTGCACATGCGCGAAATCACCGTGGCAATTTTTGGATTTTCGCGTGGGGCGACAGAAGCTCGTGCTTTTGTCCGCCGCCTCATCGAGCAAAAATGCGCGAAGGATGGTGGCAAGCTGTATTGGTCAGCGCCAAGCGGTACACGTGTGCCACTAAGGATCAATTTCATGGGGATCTTCGACACCGTCGCATCAGTTGGTGGTCCCGCATTGCATCTCGATTGGGCCTCTGAATTGGCCATTCCGCCCGAAGTGGAACGTTGCGTTCACTACATTTCCGCGCACGAGGTGCGGCGAGCGTTCCCACTTGACTCGGTGCGAGTCGACAAAGCTTATCCGACCAACTGTGAGGAAGTCGTATATCCCGGTGTGCATTCCGACGTAGGTGGCGGCTACGGCCCCGACGAGCAAGGACGTGCTCAGGACCTGTCATTAATTCCTTTACGCCATATGCTTGCTGAAGCGTTGCGATCCGGCGTGCCTTTGAAATCGTTGGACCAAATGGACCCGCAATTGAGGGACGATTTCCAGTGGGACGACAACGCCCGAATCACCAAACTCTACACCGACTACCTCTCCGCCCTCCCCGCCCCCTCCAGCGACGATCTCGAATCCCTGATCCACCCACACCGCTACCTGAATTTCCGCTGGCGCAGCATCCTCTCCCGCCAAAACGCAGACGAACGCGTCCTCGGCCATCTCTACGAAAAAGTCGGCGCCGCATTCTGCGCATCCATCCCGGCAGGAACCAACGAAGACCACCCAACCTGCCAGCCCAACGAATGGGTCTACGACGTCCCCAAGGATCCCGAACAACAAGCCCGCCAGTTATTACGCGAGCAACGCCGCCTCGAGAGGCACATAGAATTCCTCCGCAACCCGATCGAGCCACACGCCGGCAATCGCTCGTATCCACCGCAGCCGCGCGAGCTAAGAGACGGTTTCATAAAGGCTGCTCGACGCGCCGAAGGGTATTCCAGCAGATCAGGCAGCAACCGAGTTTGAGGAACGCGCCGTGAATGTCCGCACGTCGCTCGAAACGAATACGGAGGCGACGGAAGTGATGCAGCCAAGCATGCGTGCGTTCAACGACCCAGCGATATTTGCCAAGGCCGCTGCCGTGTTCGGTACGGCGCCTGGCGATCACCGGCTCAATACCGCGATTGCGCAACGCTCGTCGATGTCGCTCGGAGTCGTATCCTCGATCGGCGTAGACCACACGCGGTCTTTGCAGCGGGTGGCCTCGCAGTCCGCGAATCGGCGCAATCGCGTCAATCAGCGGCAGCAATTGCGTGACATCGTTGACGTTCGCGCCGGTCAGGATCGCGGCAAGCGGCGTGCCGTTGGCGTCGGTGACGATGTGGTGCTTGGAACCGGGTCGCGCGCGATCGGTTGGGTTTGGCCCAGTTTTTGGCCCGCCCCAACTGCGCGAATCGATGATGAATCGACAGCGGCTCGCGAGAAGTCGATTTGGTCTGCTGCGCGCAGCTTCGCGAGCAGCAGCTCGTGCAAACGGTCCCACACACCGGCAGCCTGCCAATCGCGTAGCCGTCGCCAACATGTCACGCCCGAGCCGCAACCCATCTCGGCAGGCAGATCGCGCCAGCGCAGTCCGGTCTTGAGAACGAACAAGATGCCGGTCAGCGCGGCGCGATTCGAAACCGGCAGGCGGCCCGGGTTCTTCTTGCGCCGTGGCTTGGATGGCGGCAGTAACGGCTCGATCAGTGTCCACAACTCGTCGTCGATGATTGGCTTGCCCATCTCCTCGTCTCGGTTGTTCCGATGCCTGAGGTTAACAGCTCGCCGCGAAAGTTAACAGCCCCTCGGGCCCTTTTTGAAACCGTCTCTTAGGCCTTACGAAAAAGGGATCCTCGCCGCATGGGATGAAGCAGGCGCGATACCGCTTGCAGTCGATCAATTATTCGCGGAATACATTCACGAGTCGGTCGCGGCCTTCACCTCGTGGCCGTGTGCCTTGTGGGAGCAACGTGGGATTTACTGCGATGACACGCGCTATCTTGCGCAAAACGATCCTGTCGGCCCGAGCGACGCTGCTGTCGCATAAACCGAATCTGGTTTCCTACCGCCCCGCCGATGACGGCATTGATTGTCTATCAACCCCTCAAATCCCAAACAACTCCGAATCCCCCCTTTTCGACTGATAGATGTAGAGATAAAGATCCGCATCCCTCTCCACTCCCAGCTTATGCATGGCCTTGATCTTCTGCGCGCTGATGGTCTGCTTCGTCCTCCTGAGCTTATCGGCGATCTGCGTGATCGACAGCCCCGACACATACAACCTCAGCACCTCCAGCTCACTCCGCGTCAACCCACCCCGCCTGGCCGTCCCCCGGAGCCTGGGATTCGCCCGACTCACACTAGGCGACAGATACTCACTACCCGCATGCACCGCATAGATCGCCGAGATCAGATGCCCCACATCATCCGCCTTGTTGACGATCGCCTTCACCCCCAGCCGAGTCAGCTCCCCCGTCAACGCAATCCCATCCACCGCCGTA contains:
- a CDS encoding response regulator transcription factor, which translates into the protein MFANTTFNVLIADDHPLVVTGVESALRDLRSLRIVGTAGNSTQIVERLGREACDLLITDFVMPDGRYNDGLTMLTYIRSHFPDLPVIVFTAVDGIALTGELTRLGVKAIVNKADDVGHLISAIYAVHAGSEYLSPSVSRANPRLRGTARRGGLTRSELEVLRLYVSGLSITQIADKLRRTKQTISAQKIKAMHKLGVERDADLYLYIYQSKRGDSELFGI
- a CDS encoding DUF3304 domain-containing protein, whose product is MILAKRQGLVFAIAFSSFTLAACAGAMPDDPFAGSGQALAMVPANHTSRYAVNIFVDKYWAGDVSAQAGGTKAACCFPGLKDWSKPVTVTWEWGREEDPKTKAITVPSEKHSILANFPASGPHQDPDWHKSDAYLCVILRDRNTASLAFSPSSVGCLSK
- a CDS encoding DUF3304 domain-containing protein, producing the protein MTLSKFRDLTLAAGFLAVVPTACAPSNAGPDDPSAAGGRTLAMVPVNHTDRYTVGIYVDKYWAGGAHRHGGGTGATCCFPSVKDWSKPVVVTWEWGYEEDPATKAVTAPDEKHSVQVNFPTGGPHQDPDSYKSDAYLCVILRDRDTATLAFSQTRSGCMSK
- a CDS encoding T6SS phospholipase effector Tle1-like catalytic domain-containing protein — protein: MTVRQADQPITDDALNQAAIDGATKRILHQCPATQADQIACRLYPSLSFFFDGTNNNMARDVPLNKHSNVVKLYRVARDSLQEESRPLYLPGVGTPFKFIKIAGYTDHLKDDEGGIRGLGLGAGGDLRIKFALGEFSRRLEIEWGPGSWLHMREITVAIFGFSRGATEARAFVRRLIEQKCAKDGGKLYWSAPSGTRVPLRINFMGIFDTVASVGGPALHLDWASELAIPPEVERCVHYISAHEVRRAFPLDSVRVDKAYPTNCEEVVYPGVHSDVGGGYGPDEQGRAQDLSLIPLRHMLAEALRSGVPLKSLDQMDPQLRDDFQWDDNARITKLYTDYLSALPAPSSDDLESLIHPHRYLNFRWRSILSRQNADERVLGHLYEKVGAAFCASIPAGTNEDHPTCQPNEWVYDVPKDPEQQARQLLREQRRLERHIEFLRNPIEPHAGNRSYPPQPRELRDGFIKAARRAEGYSSRSGSNRV
- a CDS encoding IS5 family transposase (programmed frameshift), encoding MGKPIIDDELWTLIEPLLPPSKPRRKKNPGRLPVSNRAALTGILFVLKTGLRWRDLPAEMGCGSGVTCWRRLRDWQAAGVWDRLHELLLAKLRAADQIDFSRAAVDSSSIRAVGAGPKTGPNPTDRARPGSKHHIVTDANGTPLAAILTGANVNDVTQLLPLIDAIAPIRGLRGHPLQRPRVVYADRGYDSERHRRALRNRGIEPVIARRRTEHGSGLGKYRWVVERTHAWLHHFRRLRIRFERRADIHGAFLKLGCCLICWNTLRRVEQPL
- a CDS encoding DUF3304 domain-containing protein, with the protein product MSFSPLRSLALTAVFSIFALAACAKLDVASEDPFVDGGPALAMVPANHTDRYTVGVYVDKYWAGGVYPQSGGTASVCCFPGMKDWSKPVTVTWEWGTEEDPVTKATTMPREKHNVQVNFPAGGPHHDLDWHNSDAYLCVILRDRNTAALAFSPRASDCMDK